CTTCTCCTGATACGTGAAGATGTCGGTCAGGATCTGGCAGGGATGTTCGTCATCCGTTAGCGCGTTCACCGTCGGGATATTGGAATACTTCGAGAACTCCTCCACATCACTCTGCGCGAACGTGCGGATGATCGCCCCATGGATCATGCGGCCCAAAACGCGCGCCGTGTCTTTGATCGGCTCACCGCGCCCGAGCTGGATGTCATTCGCATTCAGGAACAGTGCATTACCGCCCAATTCACGAACGCCGACCTCGAAAGACACGCGGGTACGCGTGGAAGATTTGGAGAAGATGAGCGCCCACGTCTGGCCCGCCAGCGGTTGCGTAGCATGCTTGCCGCGGGTCTTTTTGAAAACCGCGGCATCGCGCAAAACCAATTCCATGTCCTCACGGGACATCGTCTCCAGACTCAACAGATGCTTCATATTCTAACCGTAAAAAGCAAAGCGCGGGTCGTCGGCCGCCCGCCTGCCTCCCCTGTTGTTACGAGGGGAAAGCGCAGTTTATAGGGAAGCCCACGGGGTTTTGTCCACGGGTTTTTACAGAAATTTACGATAACGTCACGGTCCCAAATCCTCCTCGATGCGATTTAGCGCGTTTACGCCACCGCTTTTATCGCCCGCTCAATGATCGCCAACCCCTCCTCCGCATCACTCTTCTGCAGATTCAAAGAAGGCAACAACCGGATCACTTGCGCGCCGGAAGGAATCGTCATGAGACCCATGCTATGCAGGCGGTTCACGAACTGGATCGAGGCCGCCTTGTCACTCGCCTTGAACGCTGGCAAGTCCGCCGCCAGCTCAAAGCCCAGCATGAAGCCCAGTCCCCGCACATTCTTCACCACGTGCGGATACGTCTTGGCCATGTGCTCCAAGCCATCCTTCAAGTAACTGCCCAGATTGCGCGCGTTGTCCGCGAGCTTCTCCTGCTCGATCACTTCCAAGACCTTCAGCGCCACCGCACAGCCCAAGGGTGTGCCGCCATACGTCGTGCCATGCGTGCCCGGCCCGAGGATATCCTCCAGCTTCACGCCATGCACCTCGCTCCGCACCCAGAAGGCACCCATTGGGAAACCGCCACCGAGCGACTTCGCCATGGAGATCGCATCCGGCAGGAACTTCTCCCCACCGGGCACGCCTTCAAGGATCCGTTGAAAACTCTGGAACCGGCCCGTGCGGAAATGCCCGCACTGCACGCCATCCATCATGAGCAGCAACTTCTTCTCATCGCACAACTGCCGCAGACCGAGCAGATACTCGACCGTCGTCGGCGTGATGCCACCCTCGCCCTGAATGCCTTCGATCAAGATCGCGGCCGTGGCAGGCGAGATCGCCGCCTTCATCGCTTCCAGATCGTTGAACGGCACATGGCGGAACCCTTGCACCATCGGCTCAAACCCCTTCTTCACCTTCTCCTGCCCCGTGGCGGAGATGCCCGCGAGCGTCCGTCCGTGGAACGAATTCACCGCCGTGATGACCTCGAACCGTCCTTCATCATGACCGAACTTCCGCGCGATCTTGTAGAGGCCTTCATTCGCCTCCGCCCCGCTGTTCGCGAAGAACACCTTGCCCGGCGCGATCTGGCTCACGATCTTCTGCGCCAACCGCCCCTGCGATTCGTGGTAGTAAAGATTGGAGATATGCACTAACCGCTTCGATTGCTCGATGAGCGCCTCCGTCACCGCCGGATGCGCGTGCCCGAGTGAACACACCGCGATGCCGCTACCCAGATCCAGATAGCGCTTCCCGTTCACATCCCACAAATGGCTGCCCGCGCCATGG
This genomic window from Verrucomicrobiia bacterium contains:
- a CDS encoding acetylornithine transaminase, which encodes MKDIVPQPPIVQNQQQSVLELFQRNVVPSYGRFEIVFSHGAGSHLWDVNGKRYLDLGSGIAVCSLGHAHPAVTEALIEQSKRLVHISNLYYHESQGRLAQKIVSQIAPGKVFFANSGAEANEGLYKIARKFGHDEGRFEVITAVNSFHGRTLAGISATGQEKVKKGFEPMVQGFRHVPFNDLEAMKAAISPATAAILIEGIQGEGGITPTTVEYLLGLRQLCDEKKLLLMMDGVQCGHFRTGRFQSFQRILEGVPGGEKFLPDAISMAKSLGGGFPMGAFWVRSEVHGVKLEDILGPGTHGTTYGGTPLGCAVALKVLEVIEQEKLADNARNLGSYLKDGLEHMAKTYPHVVKNVRGLGFMLGFELAADLPAFKASDKAASIQFVNRLHSMGLMTIPSGAQVIRLLPSLNLQKSDAEEGLAIIERAIKAVA